GCCACCCTGGGAGACGGAGTCGGATACGCACCTTGCGGCAACGGATGCACTTAATCAGGGAAGCCTAAATGATTATCGCGAGAAGCGTGACGCTTGGGAAGCGATGAGCCCACTCGAACGACGCCAGTCCACGTTAAGGTATTGGGCGAACTGCTCATGGCTGGATCATTATTTCGGTCAAGTATTGGAGCGATTGCGAGAACGGGGAGTACTGGATCATGCGTTGATCGTATTCTGCTCGGATCATGGAGAGATGCTCAGCGAGCGCCGCTTCCGTTTTTCCAAGTATTGCTTGTATGACAGCAGCGTGCGTGTACCTCTCCTTCTATCGGGTTCTTATATTGCCGAGGATCAACGCGGGACGACGGATGAACGTATGGCCGAGCTGATTGATCTCGTGCCTACGCTGTCTAACGTGGCGGGCTTGCCACGAAATTTGATGCTGCCCGGACTCGATTTGCTCGGTCAGGAGGTACGAAGCGGGACATTCTGTGAATTTCATGGCAAAGGAGTACCTGTTCATTCCGCTCCGGCGTATATGTGGAGGACTAAGGAATGGAAGTTGATTATGTACCTGGATGGGGCGATCGGCAATCCTCTGTCCAATCATCAGGAAGCGTTCGGAGAACTGTATGATCTGATCAATGACCCTAATGAGTGGAATAATGTATACTCTGATGATGCCTATGCTCGGATACGGGAACGGTTGAAGACAGACCTGTTGATGCATCTGGCGGTCGCATGGGCGAAGGCCCCGGCTTTTTATGATAGAAGGGGATTGGTTGGTTTGAAGCCATATAGAGGTAACCTCATATGAACGGATATACGAATCTGAAAGCGCAATTTACGTCAGCTTCACCCCCGCGCAGTTTATTCCCTCTGCTGTGGTTGCATGGTGATCCCCGGGAGACAGAAGCTGTCATTCGTCAAGAGATTGCCGCCATGGACGAAGGGGGATGCGGTGGATTTATTATTGAATCACGTCCGCATTGTGATTATTTAGGTGAGGGCTGGTGGAGGGATCTTGACATCTGTCTTGATGAAGCTCAGAAACGAGGCATGAAGGTATGGATATTTGATGAAGAGTACTATCCTTCGGGTATTGCAGGAGGTAAAGTGCTGCAGAGGATGCCTGAAGGTCGAATGAAGGTGCTCGTCAGGGACACTAGAAGGTGGAATGCTTCGGAGGCTGCGTTTCATAAGACGGATTATAATGATATGGACACGATATGCAAATGTGTATGTGTGCCTGAAACGGACGGTAAACCACAATGGACGCGTTCTGTGCGCTTCGATGAAGTAGATGATTTGTTGTCGTGGCAGTCCACAGAACGGAATGAGCCAGCATCCTGGCTCATTCATGTCATTGGTCTCAAGCCATCTTGGAGCGGTCGAATGTTTGATAAGATGGTGGATTATATCGATCCACAAATCACTGACTGCTTTATTGCGATAACCTATGAAGAGACTAAGGCTCGATTCGGTCATCTATTTGGAACGGTAATCCAAGGGTTCTTTGGCGACGAAACAAGCTTTGAAAATTTCGCTTCCTATGATGTCCTGTTTGGGGAAGACACTCCTTGTATGCCGTGGACCCGGTCTATGCGTGAAGCTTTCTTCGAAATGAAAGGATATGACTTGTTTGATGAGCTGGAGTGGCTCTGGTACGAGCATGCTGACGGTCGTGACGCAAGGGTGCGGTTCGACTTTATGGACGTAATTACCCGACTATTCTCTCAGCATTTTTTTGCCAAAATCCAAGCCTGGTGTCATGCAGAAGGCGTTAGTTTTATTGGACATGTTGTGGAGGACAATCAAGCACATATGCACCACGGCTATGGAGTGGGTCATTACTTTCGTACTACCCGTCACTTTGATATGGGAGGCTATGATTTCGTCCTGCGTCAGGTGGACTCGGAGCAAAAGCTGGAGCCTTATGTGGAAAACTATCCTCAATTTTCTCAGTATCGAGAAGCCTCGAATCCTGATTTCTTCCAGTACACACTGGGAAAGCTGGCACAATCCCAAGCTCATCTTGAAATCGGAACCGATTTAGTGATGTGCGAGAATTTTGGTGCTTATGGCTGGGACCTTGGACTTCGAGAGATGAAATGGCTGACGGACTGGATGACCGCGCGCGGTACGAACTGGTATGTTCCACATGCATTCTCTCCGATCTTTCCTGACGACGATTGTCCGCCGCACTTTTATGCTGGGGGGCGTAACCCGCAATGGAGCTTCTTCAGGAAATGGGCTGATTATGCGAACCGATCCTGTCTCATGCTGAAGGAAGCGGAGCACGTGTCAAGGATCGCTGTATTGTATCCGGCTGAATCACACTGGGCCGGAGATGAGACTTTGCTTGATCAGGTTGCCAAAGTATTGATGCAGCAGCAATATGATTTTGACATTCTTTCCATGGATTTATTAATGGATCGTGAACGGTGTCATCTTGTAGAAGGGAAGCTATGCATTGCCCAGCATCAGTTCTCATGTATATTGCTGCCCGGAATCGAAACTGTGCCGCTCGAGGTGCTTGAGCGTCTGCTGGAATTTCGTGATTCCGGTGGACTTCTACTTGAGGTCGAGCTCAGCTTGAAGAAGGATTGCCGTGGACGTCACGATCTTATTCAATCACGACTTGCATCGATAAATGAGAGGGAAGGTCCTATTAGTCTAAGTAGCTTGACTGACAGGCTGAACCAGCATTCAGGCTTGAGAAGCTTACAGCTAGGCCATTCTTTCCCTGAGCTCCGATACTGTCACTATCAGCGAGAAGGTCTTGATATGTTCTTTTTGAATAACGAGAGCGTACAGCTGATATTCGAGGATGAAGTTATTTTCTGCGCTTCCGGAACCCCGGAATTATGGGATGCGATGAGTGGAACAGTCATTCCACTGTCTGGATATGAACAACGCGAAGGGAACACGGCTATTCCGATGCGACTGGCCCCATATGAGGCAATATTCGTAGTATTCCACTCGGATGGCGGAGACGGTCTCGAGGTACGAAGCTCGAGTACCAGCCTCGAGCATAGGTCTGAAGCATACAACTATCCGCTCACCGACTGGAGTAGTATTCATAGCAGCAGTTCGGTTGCTCCCTTGCACGATGGGCACTCCCTGCCCGCTCCTGGAAATTGGATGGAGCAAGACGGGTTCGAATCATTTAGTGGTACGATTACTTATGCATGCAGCTTTACGCTGGATACGAGTGTATTGGAGCGGATTGATCAGAGTCACGCACGTGTAGACCTTGGTGAAGTGCATGAAACGGCTGTATTGTCAATCAACAGCTATCAGCTGCCTTCTAAAATTTGCCCTCCCTATGCTTGGGAGGTGCCACGAGATTTTTTTCAAGAGGGAACTAATACGCTTGTCCTGGAGGTAACGAACACTCTTGGCGCTTCTGTTCGTAGTACCTTTAATCGAAAGACTCCGGCTCCTTCCGGCTGGATAGGTCCTGCCATGTTAGTGATATCGTAGAGAGCGATGGGACATGCGGAAGGGACTGCCCCTAGATCGAGTTCGACCTTATGGGGCAGATTTCCTCTGGATAATACAGTTACTGCTCAAGGCTCTAACGGTTTTGTTGAGCCGCAGCTATTCCGAATGAAGAGTTCGCTGGGGATAATTATATTTTGTGGATGAAAATTTCTTTTGTTATGTTTGATTTGTTTTAATAATAGACGAGCTGCTTCCTTACCTATCTGGTACAGTTCCGTAGAGATGGAGGTGATTTGATGCTTCTTAGCGATATCTGAATTCTCAAAGCTTACTAAAGCCAGATCATTAGGGATGCTAAGTCCGAATTCAGTACAGTATTGTAACACACCTAGAGCTTGAATATCTCTTCCTGTAATTACTGCGGTTGGAGGTTTTTTCAACGAAAAAAATGATCGCATGGCCTCATAACCACTTTCTTCTCTTGTATCACCTATATAAAAATAACGATGATCGATCTTGATATGGTTGTCTTGCATGGCCGCCTTATAGCCTTGGTATCGGTCCTCCGAAAGAAGATAATCTAGAGAACCAGGACTGATGAAGGCGATCTCCTTATGGCCCAGTTGAATAAGATGTAGTGTATTTCGATAACTGATCTCGAAATTATCCACATTAACGGTATTCATAGTCATATTATTTATGGGAGGTCCCATAAAGACAAAAGGGTAGTTGTTCTGTGACAAATAGGAAATGGGCTCGATATGATCTGAAGGACTGAAAAATAAAAAACCATCAACCGTTTTTGATTTTGCCAACGACTCAATTTTCGAATGGCTTGATGAAGCATGATCCCAAGAGAGCAAGAGGTTATAGTTATGCTCGTCTATGACTTCACCGATGCCTTGAAGCATATCGTTTAACAACGTATTGCCCATAAACTTGAATATATTTGATTTGGGATTTGGAATGTGTAGACAGATCGAATAGGTTTTGTTGGTAACGAGACTGCGAGCAGAGGAGCTTGGTACATAATTTAATCGATCTACAGCCTCCATTATACGTTTTTTCGTCTCCTCAGCGACTGGAGCGGTTCCGTTTAATGCGAAAGATACTGTAGATATGCTCACATTGGCTTCTCTTGCAATATCTTTAATTGTGGTCTTCATTATTGTCATTCCCTTCCATGTGCCTGTCATTTCAAGCTGTGTGAGTGGAGTACGTATAGCGGTAAAAACGTTTTATATATTGTATCTTAATTCATGCCCGAGTAACAAGCCGTTGAATGTAAATAGGTAGAACGTAGAAGGTGGACAGTCGTTTTGAACTAGTGATGTGTCATGTTGAATATTTATGATGATAAGGGGGATTGTGCGATGAATGGTGTAAAGCCCAACGTCGTCTATATTTTCAGTGATCAGCATCGAGCTGAAGCCGTGGGGTATGAGAATCATCCTGATGTTAAGACTCCGAACATGGATCAATTAGCTCAACAAGCGCTTCGATTTACTACAGCTGTATCTTGTATGCCCGTATGCGCGCCATATCGGGCGAGCTTAATGACGGGGCAATATCCATTGACTCATGGCGTGTTTGTTAATGATGTTCAACTTAGCAATACAGCCGTGTCTTTAGGGCAAGCCTTTCAAGCGGGAGGCTATCATACAGCTTACATTGGAAAGTGGCATTTAGACGGTCCCAATAGAAGTGCATTCATTCCCGTGGAAAGAAGACAAGGCTTTGATCATTGGTGTGTGCTGAATTGTACGCATGATTACAATACATCCAACTATTATGATAATGAGGACCAATTTAAGCAGTGGGAAGGTTACGATGCATTCGCGCAGACGAAAGAAGCGCAGCGCTATATTTCTCAATATAAGGACGACAAGCCATTTATTCTTGTGCTCTCCTGGGGGCCGCCACACAATCCTTATGAAACTGCACCGAAAGCTTACCGAGATATGTATGATCCCCAGCAATTAACCTTGAGAGGCAACATACCACACGCCGATGAAGAAAAGGCTAGAGAAGAATTGGCAGGTTACTACTCACATATTACAGCCTTGGACGATTGCCTCGGAAGCTTAATGGAAACGATAACAGAAAAAGGGATATTGAACGATACCATTGTTATATATACCTCGGATCACGGTGACATGCTCTACTCTCATGGAGAAATTCGGAAGCAAAGACCTTGGGACGAATCCATACGAGTACCCTTCTTGCTTCATTATCCACGTGAATTCGGTAATAAGGCAAAGGAAATTAGCATCCCGTTCAATACACCAGACATTATGCCCACTCTGCTGGGGTTATGCGGGTTGACTATTCCCGAAACCGTGGAGGGGACGAACTTCACACCGCATCTTCTTGGAGAAGAAACATTGCACATTGAGGAAGCCTTAATAATGTGCCCCCATCCATTCGGTGAGTATAAACGAATTCAGAATGGAAGAGAATACCGAGGGATACGGACAGAACGTTATACCTACGTTAAGGATTTGAAGGGTCCGTGGCTGTTGTATGACAATAAAGTGGATCCACTGCAACTACATAATTTGGTTGATCTTCATGAATACGAGCAGCTTCAAAAAGACCTGGACCTAAGATTAATGAGCCTATTGAAACAGCGCGATGACGATTTTTTACCCGGAGAGGCTTACATTGACAGGTGGGGATATGAAGTTGATCAGAATGGGACAGTTCCGTTCGTGCTGTAAGGCTTGAATAGGATTAATGTGGCTTAGGCTGATGTCGTTAATTCTCGTCGTTCCATGCATATCCCCCTCCTTGTTGTCTCAAGCTATAGGCAGACCACTAAATGAGACAACAAGGAGTCGTGAACATGAAGAAGAGAAGCTATTCGTTACTTGCAGCCGCTGTAGCAATGACTATGCTCGTTACGTCGAGCGGCTGCGGACAAATCTCGAAGGAGCAGCGTCTGACGCAGCAGGATGTCCCGAATCGGGAGCATCAGAATGCAGATCGTCAGCTGAGCGAGCAGCTGAACGGGAAGTCGACTGCGCTCGGACAAGGCAGTACGATCAACATGCTGGGTAATCAAGAGACGCTGAGAATTCCGTTCGTGAATGTAGGCGGCGTCGATTATGTCGCGGGGTCGGAGCTGGCGAACGGGCTTGATTTTCTAAGCAAGTGGGAGAAGGATACGAATACATTCATGTTCGGCGACAACGATGCGGCGTACGAGCTGAAGTCGAACAGTACGACGGTGACTCGTGGTGACGAGCAGACGACGATCAGTCAAGCCCCGATCGTTCATAATTCTCAGCTGTTAATCCCTGTGTCTGCGCTGTCGTTCTTGCTTGCGGACGATTTCGATTACACCGTTGAGAATAAGGCTCTCGTAGTGAAGGCGAGCGGCGCGGCGGTTAACGGCTCGATTGACGGTCCTGACGAGGTGAACACAGGCGGAGAGCTGGAATTCGGCGATGACCCGAGCGATCCGTTCAAGGGTGAAGAGGGCACAGTTGATGAATCGGAGCCCATGATGCTGCCGATCGGCGCCGACGATACAGTCTGGTCCGATGAGGATGCCATCCCCGTATTGAAGAATATTAACATCAACGCGATGATTGCGCGTGCGAAGCGATATCTCGGTGTTAAATATGACTTTGGAGCGAAGCCGTACCCGCAGTCTGGTGTTTTTGATTGTTCGACGTTCGTCCAGTATGTGTATGGGAAATACGGCATCACGTTCCCGCGTACGTCGCGGGCGCAGGCGAAGAAGGGGACGACGGTTAGTCGCAAAAGCTTGCGCAAGGGCGACCTGCTCTATTTCTACGTTCCTGGGCGCTTCAAGAGCAATAAGATTGTCGGACACGTCGGTATCTACATCGGAAACCAAGTGATGATTCATTCGTCGCCGCAGCCGAAGGATGGTGTACAGCTGACGAATATCAACAAAGCGTATTGGAAAGAGACGTTCCTGTTTGCCAAGCGTGTGGCGTACTAGACGGGAGAGTGAAAAAAAGTGCCGCGTCGATCCAGCGATTGACTGCGGCACTTTGTAATTGTTCACTACATCCCAATGTATCGACTGTACAAGCTCTTGGCTGTAACAGGATCGTCGGTGCCTTGTACAATTAATCGTCCGTCCGGGAAGAGGACCAGCGTCAGCTCGTCGCTCACGTGCAGCTTCAATAAGAATGGATTGCGTTCGACGCGGCCGACTGGACGCAGCTTCTGCTCCCACTCGTCGAGTGACAGGCTCATCGGCTGTCTGGGCTGAATCTGGACCGAGTTGCGTCCGCACATCGATTGGATCGTATCTTCATCGATGCTGGCATCCAAGTATTCGAAGCGGCGTTCGCCGCAGCATGGACAGCTCTCCTTACGCGCCTTGGACACATCGACAGCAGAGTAATGGTTGTACCATACGTCCCAGTGTACCATCTTGCGGTTGCGGGCTTCGTCTGCACCGACGAGCAGCTTGAACGCCTCGGTAGCTTGATGAGATGCCACCGTATGGATTAGCGGTCCGATGACTCCAGCCGTGTCGCACGTCTCAGCCGTGCCTTGGGCTGGCGGCTGTCCGAACAGGCAGCGCAGACATGGAGTGACACCCGGAACTATGGTAAGCGATACGCCGCGGGAGCTGACGGCACCGCCATAGATCCACGGAATGCCAAGCTTGACACTGACATCGTTAATGAGAAAGCGAACGGAGAAATTGTCCGTACCGTCGAGTATGAGATCGACGTCGCCAAGCAGCTCCTCCGCATTAATGGCGTTCAGGTCGGCGACAATCGGCTCGATCGTGATACTAGAGTTCGATGCACGAAGGCGAGCTGCGCCTGCCTCGGCCTTCGGCGAGGAGGCGGCAGCATCCTGCTCGTCATACAGCATCTGCCGCTGCAGGTTGCTGCGCTCGACGAAATCGCGATCAATGATGCGGACGAACCCGATGCCTGCCCGAACGACGTGGTTGGCAAGCACTGTACCGAGCGCTCCCATGCCGACGATGGCGACGCGGGCTTGGAGCAGCTTCAGCTGGCCGTCTTCGCCGATTGGCTGGAACAGCATTTGTCTCGAATACCGCTCACGATCTATGGTTATGTGCTCCTGCGGAGCTAATGTCGAATCATTCATTGCTCGTTCAAGCCTCCTTCACGTGCTACAGGTGCTAGCGGGTTCCATGGACCCGTCTGATGCCCCTTCCACTCCGAGCCGTCCTCCCAGCGCTCCCGCTTCCAGATCGGTACGACCTGCTTCAGTCTCTCGATCGCATACCGATTCGCCTCGTAGACGGCATCGCGATGTGGGGACGATACGGCTATGACGACGCTGATCTCGCCGACAGCAACAGGACCGAGCCGATGGGTAACTGCGCACAGCGTACCCGGCCAGCGCTCCTTAATCTCGTCGACTAATTGCTCCAGCTTACGGATCGCCATCGGCTCATAAGCCTCGTACTCCAGCAGCAGCGTACGCTGTCCGTTCGTCCATTCACGGGTCGTCCCGATGAAGCATAGACTTGCGCCATGATTCGGATGGAGCACCTTGGCAGTTACTTGATCCGGTATGATAGGCTCATACGTAAGCTCGGCCCATTCAGGCTCTCCTCCAGATACAGGAGGAATGATCGCGACCTCGTCGTTCTCGTGTATAGGCGCGTCCTCAGCTGCATATTCTTGATTTATCGCAACATAAGCAGTGGCTAGCACGCCTCTAGCTTGTGGATGGCGCTGGGCTAGCAACGTCTTCAGTTCAGTAACGCTCAGCGTATGTTGCTCCGTATCCACCTCGATGTAACGGGCGCCCATGACGTCCGCTAAGCCGGCAAACAGCAGCACCTTCAGCTTCATGATCTCATCACTCCGGGTCACTTGTTGTACGATAGATGCAGCAGCTTGAGTCTGCTGCGTTCGATTATATCCCAGCATACCATAATTGAAGGCAAAAGTGATATAATGGCAACAAAGCTGCTTATGCTGCGGCAAACTGGAAATGATGAGAGACGGGGGACGTGAAGCTAGTGAAGCAAGTGGAAATTATGATGGAGGACGAACGTTTAGGAAGGCAAACGTATCAATCCGCGGCCGAGCTAGCTGAGCTGGGGCCTGCTGTTGCAGACCTGAGCGCGAGGCTGGAGAAGGTAAACGGATATGCGATCGATTGGAACGAGTGGTACGCTCGCTGGTGCGCTCAGCATAAGGCTGGCCAGGAGCAGACAAAGCAGGAGCAGACAGGCTCGGAGGCGAAGCAGGAGGCTGCTCCTACACATCTTCAAGTAACAGCGGTCGATGAGTTTCGGGCGCTCATTCCGTGGAAGCAGCTGACCGATGCGTTCATCGTCTATGCGAAGGAGGATGGGACACCGCTGGATAAGGGGTTTCCGATGCGGCTCTACGTGCCCCATGGCAGCAGTGACTGCTTACACGTTAAGGGGGTAGTCAGCCTTCGTGTGCTATACAATCCAGCTCTTGGCGAGCAGGCGGAGTATGGCTTCCTCAACACGATAAGCCCGGAGCAGCTATTCGGCGGCGCAGGGCGCGGCAAGGAATAAGGTCGAAGGCAGGTGCTTCACATTACGGAGGAATCGATTAAGCTTCGAATAATACATACGAACGATATACATAGCCATTTTGAGCAAATGCCGCATATGGCCTCCTGGATTCGAAGTCTGAAGGAGGATGCAGGCGCAGAGCATACCGTTGTGCTGGACATTGGCGATCACATCGAC
Above is a genomic segment from Paenibacillus sp. YYML68 containing:
- a CDS encoding LacI family DNA-binding transcriptional regulator, with protein sequence MKTTIKDIAREANVSISTVSFALNGTAPVAEETKKRIMEAVDRLNYVPSSSARSLVTNKTYSICLHIPNPKSNIFKFMGNTLLNDMLQGIGEVIDEHNYNLLLSWDHASSSHSKIESLAKSKTVDGFLFFSPSDHIEPISYLSQNNYPFVFMGPPINNMTMNTVNVDNFEISYRNTLHLIQLGHKEIAFISPGSLDYLLSEDRYQGYKAAMQDNHIKIDHRYFYIGDTREESGYEAMRSFFSLKKPPTAVITGRDIQALGVLQYCTEFGLSIPNDLALVSFENSDIAKKHQITSISTELYQIGKEAARLLLKQIKHNKRNFHPQNIIIPSELFIRNSCGSTKPLEP
- a CDS encoding sulfatase, producing MNGVKPNVVYIFSDQHRAEAVGYENHPDVKTPNMDQLAQQALRFTTAVSCMPVCAPYRASLMTGQYPLTHGVFVNDVQLSNTAVSLGQAFQAGGYHTAYIGKWHLDGPNRSAFIPVERRQGFDHWCVLNCTHDYNTSNYYDNEDQFKQWEGYDAFAQTKEAQRYISQYKDDKPFILVLSWGPPHNPYETAPKAYRDMYDPQQLTLRGNIPHADEEKAREELAGYYSHITALDDCLGSLMETITEKGILNDTIVIYTSDHGDMLYSHGEIRKQRPWDESIRVPFLLHYPREFGNKAKEISIPFNTPDIMPTLLGLCGLTIPETVEGTNFTPHLLGEETLHIEEALIMCPHPFGEYKRIQNGREYRGIRTERYTYVKDLKGPWLLYDNKVDPLQLHNLVDLHEYEQLQKDLDLRLMSLLKQRDDDFLPGEAYIDRWGYEVDQNGTVPFVL
- a CDS encoding C40 family peptidase → MKKRSYSLLAAAVAMTMLVTSSGCGQISKEQRLTQQDVPNREHQNADRQLSEQLNGKSTALGQGSTINMLGNQETLRIPFVNVGGVDYVAGSELANGLDFLSKWEKDTNTFMFGDNDAAYELKSNSTTVTRGDEQTTISQAPIVHNSQLLIPVSALSFLLADDFDYTVENKALVVKASGAAVNGSIDGPDEVNTGGELEFGDDPSDPFKGEEGTVDESEPMMLPIGADDTVWSDEDAIPVLKNININAMIARAKRYLGVKYDFGAKPYPQSGVFDCSTFVQYVYGKYGITFPRTSRAQAKKGTTVSRKSLRKGDLLYFYVPGRFKSNKIVGHVGIYIGNQVMIHSSPQPKDGVQLTNINKAYWKETFLFAKRVAY
- a CDS encoding sulfatase, giving the protein MRPNIIFLMTDQQRWDCIGRYNKYIHTPTIDKLADEGIVYSQAVCQAPMCVPSRYSMMYGLYPSQLGIRTNSGGITNEELLPVDPLPELMRQAGYQTAGFGKTHWNHNTKEVPEPSARGFEHRAIGLTRESGHYEQGAVMMGDSHPERLQAYTEETNNYGDGEENANGYIGCTSMIPMNYHRDGWVAEQCLQFIEDGGIDSERPLFLYLSFLKPHAGYNVPKQFEELYRLEDIPDIQQPPWETESDTHLAATDALNQGSLNDYREKRDAWEAMSPLERRQSTLRYWANCSWLDHYFGQVLERLRERGVLDHALIVFCSDHGEMLSERRFRFSKYCLYDSSVRVPLLLSGSYIAEDQRGTTDERMAELIDLVPTLSNVAGLPRNLMLPGLDLLGQEVRSGTFCEFHGKGVPVHSAPAYMWRTKEWKLIMYLDGAIGNPLSNHQEAFGELYDLINDPNEWNNVYSDDAYARIRERLKTDLLMHLAVAWAKAPAFYDRRGLVGLKPYRGNLI
- a CDS encoding glycosyl hydrolase, whose translation is MNGYTNLKAQFTSASPPRSLFPLLWLHGDPRETEAVIRQEIAAMDEGGCGGFIIESRPHCDYLGEGWWRDLDICLDEAQKRGMKVWIFDEEYYPSGIAGGKVLQRMPEGRMKVLVRDTRRWNASEAAFHKTDYNDMDTICKCVCVPETDGKPQWTRSVRFDEVDDLLSWQSTERNEPASWLIHVIGLKPSWSGRMFDKMVDYIDPQITDCFIAITYEETKARFGHLFGTVIQGFFGDETSFENFASYDVLFGEDTPCMPWTRSMREAFFEMKGYDLFDELEWLWYEHADGRDARVRFDFMDVITRLFSQHFFAKIQAWCHAEGVSFIGHVVEDNQAHMHHGYGVGHYFRTTRHFDMGGYDFVLRQVDSEQKLEPYVENYPQFSQYREASNPDFFQYTLGKLAQSQAHLEIGTDLVMCENFGAYGWDLGLREMKWLTDWMTARGTNWYVPHAFSPIFPDDDCPPHFYAGGRNPQWSFFRKWADYANRSCLMLKEAEHVSRIAVLYPAESHWAGDETLLDQVAKVLMQQQYDFDILSMDLLMDRERCHLVEGKLCIAQHQFSCILLPGIETVPLEVLERLLEFRDSGGLLLEVELSLKKDCRGRHDLIQSRLASINEREGPISLSSLTDRLNQHSGLRSLQLGHSFPELRYCHYQREGLDMFFLNNESVQLIFEDEVIFCASGTPELWDAMSGTVIPLSGYEQREGNTAIPMRLAPYEAIFVVFHSDGGDGLEVRSSSTSLEHRSEAYNYPLTDWSSIHSSSSVAPLHDGHSLPAPGNWMEQDGFESFSGTITYACSFTLDTSVLERIDQSHARVDLGEVHETAVLSINSYQLPSKICPPYAWEVPRDFFQEGTNTLVLEVTNTLGASVRSTFNRKTPAPSGWIGPAMLVIS
- the moaD gene encoding molybdopterin converting factor subunit 1 — its product is MKLKVLLFAGLADVMGARYIEVDTEQHTLSVTELKTLLAQRHPQARGVLATAYVAINQEYAAEDAPIHENDEVAIIPPVSGGEPEWAELTYEPIIPDQVTAKVLHPNHGASLCFIGTTREWTNGQRTLLLEYEAYEPMAIRKLEQLVDEIKERWPGTLCAVTHRLGPVAVGEISVVIAVSSPHRDAVYEANRYAIERLKQVVPIWKRERWEDGSEWKGHQTGPWNPLAPVAREGGLNEQ
- a CDS encoding ThiF family adenylyltransferase gives rise to the protein MNDSTLAPQEHITIDRERYSRQMLFQPIGEDGQLKLLQARVAIVGMGALGTVLANHVVRAGIGFVRIIDRDFVERSNLQRQMLYDEQDAAASSPKAEAGAARLRASNSSITIEPIVADLNAINAEELLGDVDLILDGTDNFSVRFLINDVSVKLGIPWIYGGAVSSRGVSLTIVPGVTPCLRCLFGQPPAQGTAETCDTAGVIGPLIHTVASHQATEAFKLLVGADEARNRKMVHWDVWYNHYSAVDVSKARKESCPCCGERRFEYLDASIDEDTIQSMCGRNSVQIQPRQPMSLSLDEWEQKLRPVGRVERNPFLLKLHVSDELTLVLFPDGRLIVQGTDDPVTAKSLYSRYIGM